Proteins from a single region of Streptomyces sp. HUAS 15-9:
- a CDS encoding S8 family serine peptidase, with protein sequence MLSASRRRVTAVCAALGALMALPVGLAPGAAADDVQLQQWYLSAMKADQMWETSTGKGVKVAVIDTGVNSATPALKGQVLADEVPKPVAYGATKDYTGHGTSIAELIAGTGAGGSIRGIAPGAKVVPYRIALRGLKGKSEMAKAPSIAAVIKAVADSDAKIINMSFGDDVSYDQEAEAVKYAASKGKLMFAGSGNDAETTNANLYPASYPYVVGVSAADKTGTVGKFSTHGRYVDLAAPGVDVPLWCDATFHSYCSHGKGTSAATAVASASAALIWSAHPKWTADQVLRALIDTAGRDWPKDTPSNYLGYGLIRPRKVLEKTDYNPGPAHADPLAKENSVGDAGAAPSASASFSAPPAKSASGGGTSAADGTSKSSDDTLPWVAVGTVAALVVIGGAAFAVIRSRRRA encoded by the coding sequence ATGTTGTCAGCGAGCAGGAGACGAGTGACCGCCGTGTGCGCAGCACTCGGTGCACTGATGGCCCTGCCGGTGGGCCTCGCCCCCGGCGCGGCTGCCGACGACGTCCAGTTGCAGCAGTGGTACCTGTCGGCCATGAAGGCCGACCAGATGTGGGAGACGAGCACCGGCAAGGGAGTCAAGGTTGCCGTCATTGACACAGGCGTCAATTCGGCGACTCCTGCCCTGAAGGGCCAGGTGCTGGCCGATGAGGTACCGAAGCCCGTCGCTTACGGTGCGACCAAGGACTACACGGGCCACGGAACGTCGATAGCCGAATTGATAGCTGGCACGGGTGCTGGTGGCAGTATCAGAGGCATTGCTCCAGGTGCGAAGGTCGTGCCATACCGGATCGCCCTGCGAGGGCTGAAGGGCAAGTCGGAGATGGCGAAGGCTCCCAGCATCGCAGCGGTGATCAAGGCTGTCGCCGACAGCGACGCGAAGATCATCAATATGTCGTTCGGAGACGACGTCAGCTATGACCAGGAGGCGGAGGCAGTCAAGTATGCCGCGTCCAAGGGCAAGTTGATGTTCGCCGGTTCCGGCAACGATGCTGAGACCACCAACGCCAATCTGTATCCGGCCTCGTATCCGTACGTCGTGGGGGTATCCGCCGCCGACAAGACAGGCACCGTGGGCAAGTTCTCGACCCACGGCCGCTACGTCGACCTCGCGGCCCCCGGCGTCGACGTACCCCTGTGGTGCGATGCGACCTTCCACTCCTACTGCTCTCACGGAAAGGGCACCAGCGCCGCCACCGCCGTGGCCTCCGCCTCCGCCGCCCTCATCTGGTCCGCCCACCCCAAATGGACAGCCGACCAGGTGCTGCGCGCCCTGATCGACACCGCCGGCCGTGACTGGCCCAAGGACACGCCCAGCAACTACCTCGGTTACGGCCTCATCCGTCCCCGGAAGGTGCTGGAGAAGACCGACTACAACCCGGGCCCGGCGCACGCCGACCCGCTCGCCAAGGAGAACTCCGTGGGCGACGCGGGGGCCGCACCCTCCGCCTCCGCGTCCTTTTCGGCACCGCCTGCCAAGTCCGCTTCCGGCGGCGGGACTTCTGCGGCCGACGGAACCTCCAAGTCGTCCGACGACACTCTGCCATGGGTGGCCGTCGGCACGGTGGCCGCGCTCGTGGTGATCGGTGGGGCGGCGTTCGCCGTCATCCGGTCACGGCGACGTGCCTGA
- a CDS encoding WXG100 family type VII secretion target: MTGTPHLQDLSVKYGVLDALATELGDAAKKLEADLGHLKKGVLDVAEGWDGEAYRAFQAKSKKWDEHANAIHQALLSITHRVHEAGGDYRGGDLKGASYFE; the protein is encoded by the coding sequence ATGACCGGCACACCGCACCTTCAGGATCTTTCCGTCAAGTACGGCGTCCTGGACGCCCTCGCCACCGAACTCGGTGACGCGGCCAAGAAGCTCGAAGCCGACCTCGGCCACCTGAAGAAGGGCGTCCTCGACGTCGCCGAGGGCTGGGACGGCGAGGCGTACCGCGCCTTCCAGGCCAAGTCCAAGAAGTGGGACGAACACGCCAACGCCATCCACCAGGCGCTGCTCTCCATCACCCACCGGGTCCACGAGGCCGGCGGCGACTACCGCGGCGGCGACCTGAAGGGCGCCAGCTACTTCGAGTGA
- a CDS encoding WXG100 family type VII secretion target, producing MADGRKFDDVHAQKLQTNVIDRYESIKNQLRQLQGTIDMIEANWTGHGANAFKTKQHEINTHMAGIGRMLEDFLEGVHLTKSDKNKLEDELHSTITKIEVDAGATTSALNYY from the coding sequence ATGGCCGACGGCCGCAAGTTTGATGACGTACACGCACAAAAGCTGCAGACGAACGTCATCGACCGCTACGAGTCCATCAAGAACCAGCTCCGCCAGCTCCAGGGCACGATCGACATGATCGAGGCCAACTGGACTGGGCACGGCGCCAACGCGTTCAAGACGAAGCAGCACGAGATCAACACGCACATGGCCGGCATCGGGCGCATGCTCGAGGACTTCCTCGAGGGCGTCCACCTCACGAAGTCGGACAAGAACAAGCTCGAGGACGAGCTGCACTCGACGATCACCAAGATCGAGGTCGACGCCGGTGCGACGACTTCGGCGCTGAACTACTACTGA